Below is a window of Pseudoalteromonas undina DNA.
AGTCATCTTTGTGATTTTTTAAATATTACCTCTGAGTTAAATGGCTTTGAAAAAATGAATATGGGGGGTAAGGTCACCGCGTGGAATGATATAAAACATCCATTAAAAATTGAATCGACAGCGAAAGGGCGGATAGATAAACTTTTACCTTATGAGACACAAATTTAAACCGCGAGCAAAGATTTTTATTTTTAAATACGCTAAAATCCACGCATTATTTTATAAGTTGTATCCATATGTTTGAATTAAAATACCACACGCCATTTGAATGGACCGAAGTTGTTTTAGCCGACTTTGAAACTTTTTTACAAGACCACGCTGCTGCTGAAAAAAAAGCATCGGGCATGGCTATGTCTATGCTTTCACATTACCCTGATAAGCGTAAATTAGTTAAAGCTATGACTGATTTAGCCTTAGAAGAGTTAATTCATTTCAAGCAAGTGCTGAAATTACTCATTGAGCGTGATACTAATTTAGGTGACGATAAAAAAGACCCTTACATTAAACAAATTCGCGCACACTTTAGACATGGACGCGATGGGTTTTTAATGGATAGGCTACTCGTTGGCGGTGTAATTGAGGCGAGGGGACACGAACGTTTTTCTTTAGTTGCCGAAGCCTTACCAGAAGGAAAAGAAAAAGATTTTTATGTTGCGATAGCCAAGTCAGAAGAAAAACATAAAAACCTATTTGTTGAACTTGCTTACGAATACTTTGATAAACAAGAAGTTGATGAACGTTTAGAAGAGTTATTAATAATAGAAGCAGAAATTTGTAAAAATATACCATTTACTGCTGCTCTACATTAATACCTAACCACGGCATGTTGACATCAAGTTAGCATGCCAATATAAGTACTTCCCTCTATTGTTATGAAAAATATTGTTTAATAACGCATAACTAGATCAACTTAACTGCACTTAGTTAACACTGCCTAACAATAAACAGCTATTATCATTTTAATGTATAGCTTGCTTTAAGGACGTGAACCGATGCAACCAATTAATCATATTGCCGTGCTTACCTCTGGAGGTGATGCTCCAGGGATGAACACCGCTTTATTTGCCATCGTAAAAACCGCTCAACAACAAGGCATAAAAGTGTCAGGCGTTCGAAAAGGATATGAGGGTTTAATTGATAATGATTTAGTGACACTTGATTGCAAAAACCTGCAACAAAGTATGCACTTGGGCGGTACCGTTTTAAAAACCGCACGTAGTGAAAGGTTTAGAACTGAGACAGGCAGACAGCAAGCTTTAGCTACAATTGAACATAATAATATTGATGCATTAATTGTCATAGGTGGCGATGGCTCTTTTAGAGGCTGTTTATGGTTATCACACATAACCAATATCCCTTATATTGGTATTCCCGGCACCATAGATAACGATATTGCAGGCACAGACTACACCTTAGGATTTGATACGGCAGTAAACACATCAATGCAATGTATTGATAATATTAGAGATACAGCAGAATCTCATAATAGGGTGTTTGTTATTGAAGTTATGGGGCGTGATTCCGGATATATTGGCACTTATGCCGGTTTAACCTCTGGTGCCGATTCAGTATTGATCCCTGAAAATGACAAAGATATCGATGATTTATTGCTAAAGATTAGCGATTATCATAGCGAACACGCATTTATCGTGGTGGTATCTGAGGGGGATGAAAATGGTGTTGAATATGTATGTGAAAAAATAACTGCCGTAAATTCAAGTATAGATTTACGTGTAACTAAGCTAGGGCACTTACAGCGCGGCGGAAACCCATCGGCTGCGGATCGTATGCTAGCAATAAAATTAGGCGTACACAGTGTTAAGGCTTTATGTGCTGGAGAAAGCGCTAAAATGGTGGGTATTTTAAATAACACAGTTTCAAATACTTCTATGCAAGATGTTGTAAAACAACATGTTATAAATGAAGAGCTGCAAGGGCTGTTATCTATTTTTTGCCGCTAACGACTAATTAAATAGGAGTAATGAACAATGCGAGATAATAAAAATTATAAAATGACAATTATTAAAGGTATTACAATAAGTTTTTTATTAGCCGGTTCAACAGTCGTATTGGCCAAAGATGATTGTGCAGATTTAACGGGATGTGCGAAAAAAGCCTGTGAAGTTAACCTCGAGTTATTA
It encodes the following:
- a CDS encoding tRNA-(ms[2]io[6]A)-hydroxylase; the protein is MFELKYHTPFEWTEVVLADFETFLQDHAAAEKKASGMAMSMLSHYPDKRKLVKAMTDLALEELIHFKQVLKLLIERDTNLGDDKKDPYIKQIRAHFRHGRDGFLMDRLLVGGVIEARGHERFSLVAEALPEGKEKDFYVAIAKSEEKHKNLFVELAYEYFDKQEVDERLEELLIIEAEICKNIPFTAALH
- a CDS encoding ATP-dependent 6-phosphofructokinase; translation: MQPINHIAVLTSGGDAPGMNTALFAIVKTAQQQGIKVSGVRKGYEGLIDNDLVTLDCKNLQQSMHLGGTVLKTARSERFRTETGRQQALATIEHNNIDALIVIGGDGSFRGCLWLSHITNIPYIGIPGTIDNDIAGTDYTLGFDTAVNTSMQCIDNIRDTAESHNRVFVIEVMGRDSGYIGTYAGLTSGADSVLIPENDKDIDDLLLKISDYHSEHAFIVVVSEGDENGVEYVCEKITAVNSSIDLRVTKLGHLQRGGNPSAADRMLAIKLGVHSVKALCAGESAKMVGILNNTVSNTSMQDVVKQHVINEELQGLLSIFCR